Proteins from a single region of Fibrobacter sp.:
- a CDS encoding helix-turn-helix domain-containing protein gives MPRITKSQLIKLQKKFKTDAAIGEQFGITRQAIHQLRKKYGIDSSLVDNPKRNAEIVSLYEKGTSGTAIAKKFKLSISQTYRIINESKKKTKTKAKTKARSKKRK, from the coding sequence ATGCCAAGAATCACTAAATCCCAGCTTATTAAGCTTCAGAAAAAATTCAAAACTGATGCTGCAATAGGTGAACAGTTCGGAATCACAAGGCAGGCGATCCATCAGCTCAGGAAAAAATACGGAATCGATTCTTCTCTGGTTGATAACCCGAAGAGAAACGCTGAAATCGTCAGCCTTTACGAAAAGGGAACATCGGGAACAGCTATAGCTAAAAAGTTCAAGCTCTCCATTTCCCAGACCTATCGTATTATCAATGAATCCAAGAAAAAAACAAAAACTAAAGCAAAGACCAAAGCCAGAAGCAAAAAAAGAAAGTAA